From one Thamnophis elegans isolate rThaEle1 chromosome 7, rThaEle1.pri, whole genome shotgun sequence genomic stretch:
- the RBM17 gene encoding splicing factor 45: MVDMQISPFAELLFLRPLAAADGVAVAPPPPREDQAPPHRGHYGVCAQTVSREAATTAANRSGAASRPRAEKEQPDWFPSAVTRALLSADEEALFSASGATPAPGLRPRRKGKKMSLYDDLGVETSDSKTEGWSKNFKLLQSQLQVKKAALTQAKSQRSKQSTVLAPVIDLKRGSASDERQIADTPPHVAAGLKDPSPVAFQQETY; this comes from the exons aTGGTTGATATG CAAATCTCGCCGTTTGCGGAACTTCTTTTTCTCCGCCCATTGGCTGCTGCGGACGGAGTCGCCGTAGCTCCGCCGCCCCCAAGGGAGGACCAGGCTCCACCTCACCGCGGCCACTACGGAGTTTGCGCACAAACGGTCTCTAGAGAGGCGGCGACGACGGCGGCCAACAGGAGCGGAGCCGCTTCCCGGCCGCGCGCTGAGAAGGAGCAGCCTGATTGGTTCCCGTCAGCCGTGACGCGGGCGCTTCTCTCGGCCGACGAAGAGGCGCTCTTCTCGGCCTCGGGTGCTACGCCAGCCCCCGGCTTGCGGCCTCGACGGAAGG gaaaaaaaatgtccctCTATGATGATCTGGGAGTAGAAACCAGTGATTCCAAAACTGAAGGCTGGTCCAAAAATTTCAAACTTCTGCAATCTCAGCTGCAAGTGAAAAAAGCCGCTTTGACTCAAGCAAAG AGCCAGCGGTCGAAACAAAGCACAGTCCTTGCTCCTGTCATCGACCTGAAACGGGGCAGTGCTTCGGATGAGCGCCAGATAGCGGACACCCCACCCCACGTGGCGGCTGGCTTGAAG GACCCGTCCCCAGTGGCTTTTCAGCAGGAGACGTATTGA